One window from the genome of Anopheles merus strain MAF chromosome 3R, AmerM5.1, whole genome shotgun sequence encodes:
- the LOC121597830 gene encoding peroxisomal multifunctional enzyme type 2-like isoform X2 — protein sequence MTAAVDLQSDAVFAGIKDRVAENEAKAKAINAVFLYKITSGGKVAKEWVLDLKNAKVYEGPVQGGGKADTTMTIADGDMIELALGKLQPQTAFMKGKLKIAGNIMLAQKLAPLLKTEAKL from the exons ATGACTGCCGCCGTTGACCTGCAGAGCGATGCCGTGTTCGCCGGCATCAAGGACCGCGTGGCCGAGAACGAGGCCAAGGCGAAGGCCATCAATGCGGTCTTCCTGTACAAAATCACCAGCGGTGGCAAGGTGGCCAAGGAGTGGG TGCTCGACCTGAAGAACGCGAAGGTGTACGAAGGCCCGGTACAGGGTGGCGGTAAGGCCGACACCACCATGACGATAGCCGACGGGGACATGATCGAGCTGGCGCTCGGCAAACTGCAGCCCCAGACCGCGTTCATGAAGGGCAAGCTGAAGATTGCCGGCAACATTATGCTGGCCCAGAAGCTGGCCCCGCTGCTCAAGACGGAAGCGAAGCTGTAA